Proteins co-encoded in one Metabacillus sp. KUDC1714 genomic window:
- a CDS encoding dienelactone hydrolase family protein has translation MISKGSQRKKLFSLLGDLPEKTDTVSVKKIRDLDKGTFLLEVLLLDLNGIDLVPAYFARPKKSNEKMPVVLFNHSHGGNYQLGKTELIQSSDYLQEPSFAEELTGMGYGVLCIDMWGFGERRGKAESEIFKEMLWKGQVMWGMMIYDNMRAVDYLMTRDDVDSSRIATLGMSMGGLMAWWLSALDVRIKVCVDIAAQVDAETLVENRGLDHHGFYSYVPSLLKYFRTSEIQELIAPRPHLSVVGNDDRLTPFAGLTIIDEALSQKYKQEGKSENWKMVRYQCGHIETAGMRAEICSFLQKNV, from the coding sequence ATGATATCAAAAGGATCACAACGTAAAAAACTTTTCTCGTTACTGGGTGACTTACCCGAAAAAACCGACACTGTATCTGTAAAAAAAATAAGAGACTTAGATAAAGGAACATTTTTACTTGAAGTATTACTATTGGATCTAAATGGAATTGATTTAGTACCAGCATATTTTGCTCGTCCTAAAAAGAGTAATGAGAAGATGCCAGTTGTGTTGTTTAATCATTCACACGGTGGAAATTATCAATTAGGTAAAACAGAACTTATCCAAAGTAGTGATTATCTTCAAGAACCATCTTTTGCAGAAGAACTAACAGGTATGGGGTATGGTGTCCTATGTATTGATATGTGGGGATTTGGTGAGCGTAGAGGAAAGGCAGAAAGTGAAATTTTCAAAGAAATGCTTTGGAAAGGTCAAGTCATGTGGGGAATGATGATCTACGACAACATGCGTGCAGTTGATTACTTAATGACAAGAGACGATGTTGATTCTTCCAGAATAGCAACATTAGGAATGTCAATGGGAGGATTAATGGCATGGTGGCTATCTGCACTAGATGTGCGTATAAAGGTATGCGTTGATATTGCTGCTCAAGTTGATGCAGAAACATTGGTGGAAAATCGAGGGCTTGATCACCATGGGTTTTACTCATATGTTCCAAGTCTATTAAAATATTTTCGTACATCAGAAATTCAAGAGTTAATTGCCCCACGACCACATTTAAGTGTTGTTGGGAATGATGATAGACTTACACCATTTGCAGGATTAACCATTATTGATGAAGCGTTGAGTCAAAAGTATAAACAAGAAGGAAAGTCAGAGAATTGGAAAATGGTCCGTTATCAATGTGGTCATATCGAAACGGCAGGAATGCGAGCAGAAATTTGTTCGTTTCTTCAAAAAAATGTTTAG
- a CDS encoding glycoside hydrolase family 28 protein, with translation MVSTITSSMYDIKQFGAIGNGETVNTKAIAQAIEACVQAGGGTVYVPAGRFLTGAIILKSNVNLYLEAGATLLFSNNISEYPVVHSRWEGVTRDVYASCIYAENSENISVTGYGTLDGNGQFWWDLFRKQENKYPRPKLVSFDTCKHVGIAGVKMVNSPSWTVNPICCEDVSIHNISILNPSHSPNTDGIDPESCRNVRISDCHIDVGDDCIAIKAGTEDTSKRIPCENITITNCTMIHGHGGVVLGSEMSGDIRNVTVSNCVFEGTDRGIRLKSRRGRGGVVEDIRVSNIVMKGVICPFIANLYYFCGPRGKDKYVWDKAPYPITEETPIFRRIHFANITAREVSAAAGFLYGLAEMYVEDVTFDNVTVAMADDAEPGMPAMMSELEPMKQRGFYCGNVTGVSFNRVTVSNHEGPAFYIENGKDIEISDCKSKNPRSEDAMVVLNNVTISE, from the coding sequence ATGGTATCTACAATCACTTCTAGTATGTATGATATTAAGCAATTCGGAGCAATCGGTAATGGAGAAACAGTAAATACAAAAGCTATTGCCCAGGCAATTGAAGCATGTGTCCAAGCGGGTGGAGGTACAGTTTATGTTCCAGCAGGTCGCTTCCTTACTGGTGCAATTATATTAAAAAGTAATGTGAATTTATATTTAGAAGCAGGGGCAACTCTATTATTCAGTAACAATATTAGTGAATACCCTGTCGTTCATTCTCGCTGGGAAGGTGTTACAAGAGACGTATATGCTTCCTGTATTTATGCAGAAAATAGTGAAAATATCTCCGTAACAGGCTATGGTACATTAGATGGAAATGGTCAATTTTGGTGGGATCTTTTCCGAAAGCAGGAAAACAAATATCCAAGACCTAAGCTAGTAAGCTTTGACACTTGTAAACATGTAGGAATAGCTGGAGTAAAAATGGTTAATTCACCAAGCTGGACGGTAAACCCAATCTGTTGTGAGGATGTAAGCATTCATAATATCTCAATTTTAAATCCAAGTCATTCTCCAAATACAGATGGGATTGACCCAGAATCATGTCGAAATGTTCGTATTTCAGATTGTCATATAGATGTTGGTGATGATTGTATCGCAATTAAAGCAGGAACAGAGGACACGTCAAAACGTATTCCTTGTGAAAATATTACAATTACAAATTGTACAATGATCCATGGACACGGCGGTGTCGTTTTAGGCAGTGAAATGAGCGGAGATATTCGCAATGTAACGGTAAGTAACTGTGTGTTTGAAGGGACAGATCGTGGGATCCGCTTAAAATCGCGACGTGGACGAGGTGGAGTAGTCGAAGATATTCGCGTAAGCAATATCGTTATGAAGGGAGTTATTTGTCCATTTATTGCTAACTTATATTACTTTTGTGGTCCACGCGGAAAAGATAAATATGTATGGGATAAAGCTCCTTATCCAATAACAGAGGAAACACCTATCTTCAGAAGAATTCATTTTGCCAATATTACTGCAAGGGAAGTAAGTGCAGCAGCTGGATTCTTATATGGTCTAGCAGAGATGTATGTGGAGGATGTTACGTTTGATAATGTGACAGTAGCTATGGCTGATGATGCAGAACCAGGTATGCCAGCAATGATGTCTGAGCTAGAACCAATGAAACAACGAGGTTTCTATTGCGGCAACGTTACAGGCGTTAGTTTTAACCGAGTCACGGTAAGTAACCATGAAGGTCCTGCATTTTACATAGAGAATGGAAAGGATATTGAGATAAGTGATTGTAAATCAAAAAATCCTAGATCAGAGGATGCAATGGTTGTATTAAATAATGTAACAATATCAGAGTGA
- a CDS encoding glycoside hydrolase family 88/105 protein yields METKTLNWSQRMIDSVMVRKPLLSEGIQNDKWSYDYGVVLKGTELVWRATGDHRYFNYMKKNMDAFVDDDGNIREYDINLFNIDHINNGKVLLTLYKETGEMKYKKAIDLLRKQLRSHPRTSEGVFWHKKVYPSQIWLDGLFMGAPFYAEYVKEFGKEEEFDDITKQFILCAKNTKDHETGLLYHAFDEKKVQPWCNPETGHSKNFWGRSMGWFVMGLVDTLGFLPESHKDRDTLVTLLVEVLQALKDVQDEETGVWNQVLDKGDRKGNYLEASASCMILYAIAKGVKQGFLSKEWGKEAERVYKGIITEFVSVTNEGLVNLNKTCQVAGLGGPDKRDGTFEYYISEPIITNDLKGIGAFILATAEMEND; encoded by the coding sequence ATGGAAACAAAAACGCTTAATTGGTCGCAAAGAATGATTGATTCAGTCATGGTTCGAAAACCACTATTATCGGAAGGAATTCAAAATGATAAGTGGTCTTATGATTATGGTGTTGTGTTAAAAGGAACTGAGCTTGTTTGGAGAGCAACAGGTGATCACAGGTATTTTAATTACATGAAGAAAAATATGGATGCTTTCGTCGATGACGATGGGAACATTCGTGAATACGACATTAATCTATTTAATATTGACCATATAAACAATGGGAAAGTCCTGCTTACTTTATATAAAGAAACAGGAGAAATGAAATATAAAAAGGCAATCGATCTTTTAAGAAAGCAATTACGTTCACATCCACGCACATCTGAAGGTGTATTCTGGCATAAAAAAGTATATCCTTCTCAAATCTGGCTTGATGGATTATTTATGGGTGCACCTTTCTATGCTGAATATGTGAAAGAGTTTGGAAAAGAAGAAGAATTTGATGACATTACCAAACAATTTATATTATGTGCAAAAAACACAAAAGATCACGAAACTGGGCTTCTTTATCATGCTTTTGATGAGAAGAAAGTACAACCATGGTGTAATCCAGAAACAGGACATTCCAAGAATTTCTGGGGAAGATCGATGGGATGGTTTGTTATGGGATTAGTGGATACTCTTGGATTCCTTCCAGAATCGCATAAAGACCGCGATACATTAGTAACTTTACTTGTAGAAGTTTTACAAGCATTAAAAGATGTTCAAGATGAGGAAACTGGGGTTTGGAATCAGGTCTTAGACAAAGGTGACAGAAAAGGGAATTACCTTGAAGCCTCTGCCTCTTGTATGATTTTATACGCAATTGCCAAAGGAGTAAAACAAGGTTTCTTAAGCAAAGAGTGGGGCAAAGAGGCAGAGAGAGTATACAAGGGAATCATCACTGAATTTGTAAGCGTTACAAATGAAGGATTAGTAAACCTGAATAAAACATGTCAAGTTGCCGGGCTAGGCGGTCCCGATAAGAGGGATGGCACGTTTGAATATTATATTAGTGAGCCGATCATCACAAATGATTTAAAAGGGATTGGAGCCTTTATTCTAGCAACAGCTGAAATGGAAAACGACTAA
- a CDS encoding glycoside hydrolase family 43 protein: MEISSYIKNPILTGFNPDPCIVRANDDYYIVTSTFEWYPGVPVYHSKDLQNWQHITNILTDHTNFAGNPDSCSVWAPAISYYEGIFYLVYTDVKRSKYPFKDAHNYLITATDIMGPWSEPTFLNSGNFDPSLFHDEDGRKWFLNVHWDYRIEGRNKSSGIVMQEYSTDKKRLIGPIYKIFDGTELRKTEAPHIYKQNGYYYLITAEGGTGKTHAVTVARAKDITGPYEVDPQNPMLTSAHDENLTLQKAGHGSLVCTQSDEWFMAHLCSRPVNGKYSILGRETALQRVEWTADGWLRLECGGHEAQVEVKAPKLPLHPFQSDENEHDDFNCETLHKTWNTLRIAPNESWCSLSERKGHLRIKGGESLHSLHDQHLIARRQQHFECDVETTIEFEPETFLQMAGLVLYYNTDNYVYFYISHDEEKGKCLNIMRSVWGEYEHVNMCISISGTEVCKLKAKIKDETVQFSYACDNDDWAEIETPISIAHLSDEGNGFTGNFVGICVQDLQGTKKHADFDCFNYTAK; this comes from the coding sequence ATGGAAATTAGTTCTTACATTAAAAACCCAATCCTAACCGGATTTAACCCAGACCCTTGTATAGTACGTGCGAACGATGATTATTATATCGTTACCTCAACCTTTGAATGGTATCCTGGAGTCCCGGTCTATCATTCAAAGGATTTACAAAATTGGCAACATATAACGAATATCTTAACAGATCATACTAACTTTGCAGGAAACCCAGATTCTTGTAGTGTTTGGGCGCCTGCTATCAGTTACTATGAAGGAATTTTTTATCTCGTATATACAGATGTGAAAAGAAGTAAATATCCATTTAAAGACGCACATAATTACCTCATAACAGCAACTGATATTATGGGGCCATGGTCTGAACCAACCTTCTTAAACAGTGGGAATTTTGATCCATCACTATTTCATGATGAAGATGGACGAAAATGGTTTTTAAATGTTCATTGGGATTATCGAATAGAAGGGAGAAATAAATCTTCAGGTATTGTTATGCAGGAATACTCCACAGATAAGAAACGGCTAATTGGACCAATCTATAAAATTTTTGATGGAACAGAGCTAAGAAAAACAGAAGCCCCTCATATTTATAAACAAAATGGCTACTATTACTTGATAACAGCAGAGGGGGGAACAGGTAAAACGCATGCAGTCACTGTCGCAAGAGCAAAAGACATAACAGGACCATATGAAGTAGATCCACAAAATCCGATGTTAACGTCAGCACATGACGAAAACTTGACCTTACAAAAGGCCGGTCATGGCAGTCTTGTTTGTACGCAATCAGATGAGTGGTTTATGGCTCACCTATGCAGTCGTCCTGTGAATGGAAAGTATTCGATCCTAGGCCGTGAAACCGCTCTTCAGCGTGTTGAATGGACAGCGGATGGCTGGCTTCGACTAGAATGTGGAGGTCACGAAGCACAAGTGGAAGTGAAAGCTCCAAAGCTGCCTCTACATCCGTTCCAATCAGATGAAAATGAACATGATGATTTTAACTGTGAAACGCTACATAAAACATGGAATACACTTCGCATTGCACCAAACGAATCGTGGTGTTCATTATCAGAACGTAAGGGGCACTTACGTATCAAGGGTGGAGAATCTTTGCATTCTTTACACGATCAACACTTAATAGCAAGAAGACAACAGCACTTTGAATGTGATGTAGAGACAACAATTGAATTTGAGCCCGAAACCTTTTTACAAATGGCAGGTCTAGTTCTTTATTACAACACAGATAATTACGTATACTTCTATATTTCACACGATGAAGAAAAGGGAAAATGTCTCAATATCATGAGAAGTGTATGGGGTGAGTATGAGCATGTGAATATGTGTATTTCAATTAGTGGAACAGAAGTATGTAAGTTAAAGGCAAAAATTAAGGATGAAACAGTACAGTTCTCATACGCCTGTGATAATGATGATTGGGCAGAAATCGAAACGCCAATTAGTATAGCCCACCTTTCCGATGAAGGAAACGGGTTCACAGGAAACTTTGTTGGGATATGTGTTCAAGATCTACAAGGTACGAAAAAACACGCTGACTTTGATTGTTTTAATTACACTGCAAAATAA
- a CDS encoding extracellular solute-binding protein, translating into MKKKFAKVLAVNVLVASQLLLAACSSDSEKASGEATKFDPESHVDVNWTAILHTASPPTDVVLKKIEEATNSTINFNWVPDASKDERITAALASGELSDIVSLTMLTNSSVRQSLKSGMFWDVSEYLDDYDNLKLISEDIRTAASIDGKLYGVPFQKDLARSGLILRKDWLDNLGLKTPTTLDELYEVAKAFTEDDPDGNGKDDTTGFGDRSELRYGSFKTLSSYFGTPNGWAVDESGKFIPEFETQAYKDTMNYSRKLFENGYIAKDFAVTAKTDQQQKFAQGKTGIYTGMVDIKNLKVMAEGIQDEMELIPVNKIAGPDGEHHIWSENSGVGGLMAFPKSEVKNEEELKRLLQFINDLIDKEVFMLMTGGIEGTHYELDENGAFTVLDNALWQKDTQPFSSSRPSEITHNLIDADPSKQLANELIKENAEFAVLNPTVPLDSATANERGTELEKIIIDATFKYIMGEIDEKAFDAEVEKWRKSGGDDMAKEYEEAYKKSQK; encoded by the coding sequence ATGAAAAAGAAATTTGCAAAAGTATTAGCAGTTAATGTGTTAGTTGCCTCACAACTTCTACTTGCAGCATGTTCTAGTGATAGCGAAAAAGCAAGTGGAGAAGCTACAAAATTCGATCCAGAATCACATGTGGATGTGAATTGGACAGCAATCTTACATACTGCGTCACCACCTACAGATGTTGTCCTTAAAAAGATTGAGGAAGCAACAAACTCTACAATCAATTTTAATTGGGTTCCAGATGCTTCGAAGGATGAAAGAATCACAGCAGCACTTGCTTCAGGCGAATTGTCAGACATTGTTTCACTGACGATGCTTACGAATTCCTCTGTTAGACAATCTTTAAAATCGGGGATGTTTTGGGATGTAAGTGAGTACTTAGATGATTACGATAATTTAAAGTTAATCTCTGAAGATATCCGTACAGCTGCGTCAATTGATGGCAAATTATACGGAGTTCCATTTCAAAAGGACTTGGCTAGATCAGGTCTTATCCTTCGCAAGGATTGGTTAGATAATTTAGGATTAAAGACTCCAACAACATTAGATGAATTGTATGAGGTTGCCAAAGCATTTACAGAAGATGATCCAGATGGCAATGGAAAAGATGATACAACAGGATTTGGCGACAGAAGTGAATTACGATACGGCAGCTTTAAAACATTAAGTTCATATTTTGGCACTCCAAACGGATGGGCTGTAGATGAAAGTGGAAAGTTTATTCCTGAATTTGAAACACAAGCATACAAGGATACAATGAATTATTCTAGAAAATTATTCGAAAATGGCTATATAGCGAAAGATTTTGCTGTTACTGCTAAAACAGACCAACAACAAAAGTTTGCTCAAGGGAAAACTGGTATCTATACAGGGATGGTCGATATTAAAAACTTAAAAGTTATGGCTGAGGGCATCCAGGATGAAATGGAACTCATTCCAGTTAACAAAATCGCTGGTCCTGATGGTGAACACCATATTTGGTCAGAAAATAGTGGTGTAGGTGGATTAATGGCATTCCCTAAATCTGAAGTGAAAAATGAGGAAGAATTAAAACGTCTCCTTCAATTTATTAATGACCTAATTGATAAAGAAGTGTTCATGCTTATGACAGGTGGAATTGAAGGTACACATTATGAATTAGATGAAAATGGAGCATTTACTGTATTAGACAATGCATTATGGCAGAAGGATACACAACCATTTTCAAGTTCAAGACCAAGTGAAATTACACATAATTTAATTGATGCAGATCCTTCCAAACAATTAGCAAATGAATTAATAAAAGAGAATGCAGAATTTGCTGTACTCAATCCAACTGTCCCGCTTGACTCTGCAACTGCAAACGAAAGGGGAACAGAGTTAGAAAAGATTATTATTGATGCGACATTCAAATATATTATGGGAGAAATTGATGAAAAAGCCTTCGATGCAGAAGTTGAAAAGTGGAGAAAATCTGGTGGAGATGATATGGCAAAAGAATATGAAGAAGCTTACAAGAAGTCTCAGAAATAA
- a CDS encoding YesL family protein: protein MGKMAERLNDMCIRILQLVYINLLWVVFTLLGLVLVGIGPATLAMFTVLRQWIRGNTDIPIFPTFWDTYRKGFKEGAVIGVFYIIVGWILYIDLLYVQSFFLRALLFVVSFAYIVSLCYIFPIIAHYDWKSIVLKVKCSVVFGISYLQYTLLLLIVLALVYFILFMYPGVLTFFGISIGCYIIMWLTNQVFTRIELQAGVQEGKSRLESK from the coding sequence ATGGGGAAAATGGCTGAACGTTTGAATGATATGTGTATACGAATTTTACAGCTTGTTTATATCAATCTGTTATGGGTTGTATTCACTCTGTTAGGCTTGGTTTTAGTAGGAATAGGTCCTGCTACGTTAGCCATGTTTACTGTGCTGAGGCAATGGATTAGAGGTAATACAGATATTCCGATCTTTCCAACATTCTGGGATACGTATCGTAAAGGTTTTAAAGAAGGAGCAGTTATCGGTGTTTTTTATATAATAGTTGGCTGGATTCTATATATTGATCTTTTATACGTTCAGTCTTTCTTCTTACGGGCTTTACTTTTTGTCGTAAGTTTTGCTTATATTGTTTCACTTTGTTATATTTTCCCAATCATTGCTCATTATGATTGGAAGAGCATTGTGCTCAAAGTGAAGTGCTCTGTTGTATTTGGAATTTCCTATTTACAATACACATTGCTGTTATTGATTGTATTAGCTTTAGTTTACTTTATTCTCTTCATGTACCCAGGAGTGTTAACGTTCTTTGGTATAAGTATTGGGTGTTACATTATTATGTGGCTAACCAATCAAGTGTTTACGAGAATTGAATTGCAGGCAGGAGTTCAAGAAGGGAAGAGTAGGTTAGAGTCCAAATAA
- a CDS encoding ABC transporter permease: protein MKQQTRRKNIASIGRNKYLYLMILPGLLYFIIFKYIPMGGLIIAFQDYQPFLGILGSPWAGFKHFIRLFTEPTFFMLLTNTLFLFALNLFIFFPIPIILALMLNEVRVKMFKSTVQTVIYIPHFMSWVIIVSISYVFLTVDGGVINELIAKAGGEKINFLTDGAWTRGIYILQIIWKEMGWSTIIYLAAVTAVDPQLYEAAKMDGANRLRQIWHVTLPAIRPVIIILLILKIGQTLDLGFEHVYLLLNSLNREAVEIFDTYVYTAGLKNGQLSYSTAVGLFKGLVGLVLVIGANKLAKKFGEDGLY, encoded by the coding sequence TTATTATTTTTAAGTATATTCCAATGGGAGGTCTAATCATTGCGTTTCAAGATTATCAACCTTTTTTAGGAATACTAGGGAGTCCATGGGCAGGGTTTAAACATTTTATCAGATTGTTTACAGAACCAACCTTTTTTATGTTATTAACAAACACACTATTTTTATTTGCGTTAAATCTTTTTATCTTCTTCCCAATTCCAATTATTCTTGCTTTGATGTTAAATGAAGTAAGGGTGAAAATGTTTAAAAGTACTGTACAAACAGTCATCTACATTCCACATTTCATGTCATGGGTAATCATTGTATCGATTTCTTATGTTTTCTTAACAGTAGATGGCGGTGTAATTAATGAGTTGATTGCAAAAGCTGGGGGAGAAAAGATCAATTTTCTAACAGATGGTGCCTGGACTCGTGGAATTTATATTCTTCAAATTATATGGAAGGAAATGGGTTGGTCAACAATCATATATTTAGCAGCAGTCACAGCAGTAGATCCACAATTATATGAAGCTGCAAAAATGGATGGTGCTAATCGCCTACGTCAAATCTGGCATGTGACATTACCAGCAATCCGTCCAGTAATCATTATCCTGTTAATCTTAAAAATTGGCCAAACCTTAGACTTAGGTTTTGAACATGTTTATCTTCTATTAAATTCTTTGAATCGTGAAGCAGTAGAAATTTTTGATACGTATGTGTATACAGCAGGGCTTAAAAATGGACAATTGAGTTATAGTACTGCAGTAGGATTATTTAAAGGTTTGGTTGGATTAGTCCTAGTTATAGGTGCGAATAAGTTAGCGAAGAAGTTTGGTGAGGATGGCTTGTATTAA